From Vigna angularis cultivar LongXiaoDou No.4 chromosome 11, ASM1680809v1, whole genome shotgun sequence:
AGGTTtgaaattaatcaataaaagttttaatttttcatcaatttcataATAGGTCTGGAGTTACCATTGTTCTGCGTGGAAATTTGCAGGCCAAATAGCTAGGGTTTTGGTTGAATTTTTGGAGGTGGCTATTACCGCTGTTGTTTTTCTCAATGGGGTTTATCCTTCTGGTTAGTTGGTTATTGCATACGCTTTTTCCCTTTGGTTTGtggcaagaagaagaaaaaaaggattGATTGTAAAATTCACTTTGAATTTTTGTTCTAGTTATTGGAAACTAAATTAATTGGAATTAGTTTTCATTATTTGAGTTTGTGTGTGCAAAAGGTGCCTTCGAACGGAGAAGGTATAGGAATGTGGTGATTCAAAGGGCTCGCCATCCTCAGCTTAGATATTACATACATGCTACTGTTACTGGGCTTCTACCCTTTGTACAAAAGGTTGGTCTTGTTTGGTAATTTcaattgttttcttcttttatgcactcaACCTTATATTCTAAGCAGTTGTTGTTTGCTGCCATTGGATTTGAATTATCAAATATTGGTTGCTAGCCATGTCATGTCAACGTATAACAATGTAATATGTGATGatgttgtgttgtgtgtgtCTAGTTACAACATACTCCTTTGTAGTTATTGTTTTCAACAGGaatcattaaataattactaGTGATTTCTCCGAGTGATACGTGTGTTGCAGACTAATTCTTTTTCGGAagatttaaataagttaatgcTTCACTTAAGGTCCATTATCCTATACGAACACACACTATCATGTTGCATCCAAGCTTGCTTGTAATTGCTTTGTTTCGGCATGCTGATTTCTATACCTTACATTTGCTAGGGAATGGTGGAGACAGTAGCTGTTATTTTCTTCAATGCTGACAATGTTCCATTGGAGAAATTTGTATTCAAGCTTGCAGTAAACCAAGCTTATGGTTCAGAGGTGGAAGAGGTTGATCTTGAGATCTCTCTCAGATCATTTCTGATAAAACTGTCAAACTCAAAATCTCTTTCTAAAGGGCTGCCTCCTGGTAAATGCGAGTGTAATTATGTTTGCTGCAAAGAGTTCTGCGACCCTTTTGACTTCTCCTTGATTTCCCTTTGACTTAATGCCACATTTGGTCTCTCTACTATGATATGAATAGCATGATTTTGTCTCCCAGTAACTTATGTAACTATCAAATCCCTTAATTTTCCTAATTAAGAAAAGCAGGTTCTTCATCAGTCTAACTCTAATCCAATTAATAACAGAAGTTAGTCACACGGCTAATGATCTACTTATCTAACAACATTGTACTGAGTTAAGAACCTTAATGTACCTGCTGATGACTCTAATTTGCTTATTCTAAAATCTGTAACCGATTTCTACTTATTTAAAAGTATCTAAAAGCTTTTCAATAAGtcattttttcaaaaactgCTTATTTCAGaggaaaaacatttatttaaagttgAACCAAGCTGACCCTATAATGTATCTATATTGATTTATCAAGTAATTTAAATAGATTGGATTTATCAATGTATCCATGAAAACGCAAACTCAATAAAGTGTCATCTAAGTATGTAAATGGTGGGATTTCATTGCTGCAAGACATTATTGATAGCCAAAATTGGACATTAACGATAAAAGAGGGATCAGAAATGCAATTTAgccttttattttttcacttcaTAATGATGTGCTCTTTTTCTTGTGAAATAAACAATTCCTTTCTTTGTGTGTGTGCATATTTACCAAATCATCTGCTCATTTTTTATGTCAATATCTTATCATCAACTTCAGTTCATAGTCACATATTAGAGGTTGCTAGTTTTGAATCAAGTGGATGTGGTTTGTGACTTCTTTGATACTTTTGTAAAGCTCATGCTGAAATTTTTCCTTTGGTGTGTGTAAACTGAAACACACAtgtttaaactttttctttcctttcctgTAAACAGATTGCAGGTGGGAGATTACTGCTTATTTTCGATCCCTACCGGAGACTGGTACAAGCAAAGAAGCAGAGTTGTGGATCCCAACTGACACAAAACAGTGGCAGCAGCCTCCACTTATAACCCCTATCAAATCAATGAGCAGTGAACCTCTGTGTTTGCAATTGTACTTGGAGCATCCAAGTTTATCAGAATCATTGCTTTGAGAATATATAAACATTTGTGGTAAGAAAGTAGGAACAAAATTTCATAGCaaagtttgaaatttggttGATACTTTTGAATGTAATTTGGttgttcaatttttcaaaattaagcaATTTAGATCTATCATTGACATTATGTAATCCTTAACAGAAAATGTTAACACATCTGTCATGATAAATATTGAAGTTTGTTGTTAAATTATGTATTGAGGTCTGGTGTTAAATTATGTGTCCAGGTTTGATGTTAAAGTTTACTATTAATATATTGAGTGAATATTACTTGACATTATTCTAACTTacaaatgatatattaacagttaaatgatatattaagAGTAAATCAAAGTTACTTAATCTCTTTCATTTTCgatttcttttccatttttgtaaaattgaaatctGATTCATGTTTTGTTTGGTGCAACGAGAACGAGAAGAATGGATTCACTAACCTCGTCGACCATTTTCTTAGGtgaatgaattttgaaatgGAACTACATGTTCTGTATTCATGTTTGTCTGTTGCTAATCTCAGTGGATCTTACTTTTGCATGTGTTGTAATGGCAAACCACAACATGTGGAATGGAGTAAGAACAAGACATGTACAGCTAAAATGGCTGTGCCTTAACACACTTTGGCGTCAACTCCTGACACCAACAGATAATCGTGTTTTGTCGCTTTCTTTCGTTgatttgatgttttaaattgAGTTCGATATcattaagtgaaaaaaaaggGTGTAAATTAGATGGTGTttgatggaaaagaaaaagttgcgATAGTCAATTAAGCACAAGACAGAATTTGGACAACACTAAAAGACATAGAAAAAAGATGTGGAACCTGATACCCTTTACTAAAAACAAcatcatttttgtattttaaaactaaatattaaaaaaaaggcttaataccctattttgtccctagtttcgctcgaaaatatcaaattagtcCCTCCTTTAAAAAGTGCTTCAATTatgccgtttgtacggatttaacggaagggattttattgatataaattttattaagtaaggacgtaaACGCATCAATGATGACAATGCAAAGTGATCATCAGAgtcattttattaataacaaGACCAAATTCTTAAAACGTATTTCAACCTAAAAGCTGAAGATGAAATAGAAAGAAGAGAGcataaaagataataaagacTAATTTCGTCTGTATTATTACTAATaggaaattttttattcataaatacaAAATGTaatcaaaaaaattatacaaatcaaataattaatacaaatatttaaatatcataaagAGTAATTAATCATATGAGTAATTATAGCAAATCAATCCATCATATGAGTAAATGCAGCAAATCAATGGACAACCATTAATTCATAACACATTCTTATGTGTTCATTAAGATAATGTATTTCTTAAAACCTTACTAGGAAAAATTCTTTGGGATAAAaactgaaagaaaaaagagtacatcattctttatttttcaatataatatagttaattACATTTCTATTTCTCTCCCTCATGTAAACATGTATCATTAAGACGACagagtttaattttataaatcaattgcTCAAAAGTTCTTCTTGGCAAATCTTTTGGATCTTTTTACAATCCTTTCAATTGAACAATGCATTATTGTCTTCATATTTGGCTGTTGAGTCCATTTTCCTTAGGATAGACCACAAGTTTGTTGCATATGTTGAATTATAGACCTTAACCAAACACATTCATGACTTACCACATGTAGTGCAAAGATTCTACATGATATGGTGATGTTGTCGGCATAGTTTGTTTCATAGATCGCCATGAAATTGTTGTACCACCACATTTGAACAAATATTCTGTTTGTGATCAATCACTTTGAGGATTTGATAAATAACTTACACCTGCATAACCAATTAAATCTGATTTTGAATAATTTGGATAAAATAAGTtgatattcattttacctttAAGGTAACGAAGTATATGCTTTACTCTAGTTTAATGACTTATTTTGTAGGTGAAAATTATATCTTGGTTAACAAATTTATACCAAATGTTATATCAGGTCGAGTATAATCGAGGTaaaaaaaatttccttttttatcttGTCTTAATATGCCTCAATTTTAGAATTGCTATCGATTTTCGAAAAAACTTTTGTTGTATCTCTTCCTAACACTAATGAAGAtgtcaacttttattttaaggTCATCAAATATCATCTTCATCTAAAGTCCTTAACCACAACTTAAGAAAGGACTTAAAATTCTATTTCTATATTAGAGCAAAAATACTTTATCccatttgttgtttttttaggTTACTAGGTTTTCTCCaaatgtagatttttttttgtcattaataAAACATGCATAGTCTACATTGATATGTCATCATGGCCAAAATGTCTTTTTTTCCTGAAGAATAACTCTTTTCTTGGGTTTGATTTCAAGTACAAAAGAATATTGACAGCTGCTTACGTGTGTTCTTCTTTCAAATTATGCATAAATTGGCATACAACACTAATTTCATAAGCAATGTCTGTCTATGTATGtgataattaaataagttttcatACCAATCTCTAATATTTGGTTTTTCCTATTGAAAAGCTTTCTTCACTTCAATTATGAGAGTTGAGGTTCTACATCCCAACTTACATGTTTATTTAAGGAGATAAAGTTCATATTTTCTTTAGGAGAAATCTCCTTTTGTCAATAAAAACCTTTTATATAAGGaagtattcaaatttttttcaagtctttcatttcaaattgggCCTCAAATTTtcctttaaattcaatttctttgtttaaccattttttacaataatcatGTCATCTACGTAGACCAATGTACCGTATGATCGTCTGGTTTGTGGCTTATTGGATGGTCAACCTTGGCTTAGACTATCCAACAAGTAGACTTGTTAATGTGGCCCCATCAAATGGTTTGGCCTTGACCCACATGGGTTGGGGCAAAAAAATTCATAGGGTCAAAAGCCTCTCATTGAAAAAGTCTATAGGGTCAAAATAGCCTTGTGGGTTAGGGCCAACCCATGGGCcttctttttagaaaaaatatttattttgaataaaagaaaaaatataattaactcctaatttgtTGCAAAtctaaatagttttaatttgtCAAAGAATTATATACaatcattttaatcaaattaacatAGACTTTGTAAGTTTCAATAAACTTGGTTGCTTGTTTATATAGGAAAATTATGCAGCAAGATATGATGTTGAAATCCTTGACtcattaaacatatttaattttctttgactggctaaacatatttttaaagtatataagatagtcatttaattttgttatacaAAAAATTCATCTAGATCTAACTTAAAACTAAATACAACGTCTCAAtatgaaagtttaaaataatgaatttgtgaataataagtttatggattttttttattatatgttgtttattttttttaatgtatgacttaaatttatacttaaattctACCAACtatttattctctttaatatatatatatatatatatatatatatatatatatatatatatatatatatatatatagtaattataaaaaaaaattagtgagttttattaatattaatcaaatatttttacattttggtTAGACTACATATTTCTTAGTTATCTTTGAGATTTTATCACGTACTgctttattaaatgttataagttttatttttttaaaaatttataaaattaataaatagattatagtcaataacaatattaaattatatattatatattttatttaataacataataataagtatgatataaaatattaatttaaatataataaaattagaacatattagactatttaataaaatatatatttttatatgtgtacttaaatgattttattttaaagagttAATTAAAAGTTTGTAGTAGCGTCAAACCTCTCTTAACTATAACCCACCTCTCTTAACTATAACCCTAACTCACTTGATATGGATTTTGGGAGTTAAGTCTTTTTTACTTCTACTTGATGAGACTTTCTATGAAAGAACTTTTTCAAGGATGGATTAGACTCACCCATGAATCATGGGTTAAATTCACATCCATCCAATAAAGTATTAAgttcttttaaaatgttttaaattatcatatttataaaactaaatttcaaatttattatatatttagtaaGCTCATAGTTTTATTCAACTAAAAATCTTAATAGACTAAAACTACTCAAAATGAAGGTTTCCAACTTTTtaatcaaaaaattcaaaatctatcCCCCAAAAAAATGGGTGCTTGGTTTTCTTTCCAAATTCAATGAatgaaaaatgtattaaattgtGCTGAGGGTCTACCTTCAACAATTCCTAACGTGTTCTTAATCACTAATCCAGAGTTATATTTTTTCTCAGAATTCAAGTCACCAAAAAAAACagtatatattattctaaagataaaaatacttttaaatccTCGTTAAATGACATTTAAACATACAATAACCCACAATCTCACTAGCccttcatttaaattttaaccaCTGATAAACAGACGTGTccattaaattaatttgtcctaattattttaatatgctAGTAATTTGTGAACTTATGGATGAAATTATATATGGTCAGTCTTTTATAATTTCCAATTTCTACTACATGTATCTATGTAACCATGCATGCAGTGTTTAGATATACATAGATTGAATATATTGAATAGTAGagcaaattttgaaattcttatttttatattacctCCTCACCACAAAATTATTTGTAAGTTATGTAATTAGGAATCATAAGAGTAAAGATTTATATAACAAGACACCATCACAAtcagtaaaaagaaaataaatcaaacaattttaagtttaaatcgAAATGAATGGAACATAATAATCCAGTTAAGAATATTTGTAGATAAAATATGAGAGGAGATCTAGAGTGTGAGAACTTGAGGTGTGGTTCCAAGTATTGAAAGCTTCTGCTATTGAAATTGAAGTGGTGAAACATTAGTTGAAGAGTGAGTTGGatctttaaatatataagaTGAACTAGGAAAACATCTTTCAACATGTGGAGGTGGTCCTAACAATTTCGCGTGAAATTTAGTTGCAAACTATAGTGGAATAAGGAGGACGAGAATCACCTTCATTGTTAGAACATTTAGTTGGAAAAAGCTCAATGTAATTCTAACAATAGGAATCTATAAACCTAATATGTTAGACTATATTGAACTTCTTTTACATAGGATGTGGATGATTGCCGTTTTGGCGGTAATCACAAC
This genomic window contains:
- the LOC108334052 gene encoding DNA polymerase zeta processivity subunit, coding for MKEDEYSGHKTDPLSIVCFLQLECVGELNLKKMERRHNQTPQGQIARVLVEFLEVAITAVVFLNGVYPSGAFERRRYRNVVIQRARHPQLRYYIHATVTGLLPFVQKGMVETVAVIFFNADNVPLEKFVFKLAVNQAYGSEVEEVDLEISLRSFLIKLSNSKSLSKGLPPDCRWEITAYFRSLPETGTSKEAELWIPTDTKQWQQPPLITPIKSMSSEPLCLQLYLEHPSLSESLL